ACTGGTGGAACTATCTAGGTGACGCCTACAAGATCACCAAGCGCACGTACTCTTGGCTCCCGTGGGGCCTTCTGGGCGCAGCGGCCGCCGGAATTGCTTTCGGCGTCATACTTGGCGCACTCACAAGTAATTGGATCATCTGGAGCATCACCGGTGTGATGCTCGCTTTCCTGCTCCCCCTGCTTCTCTTGACGCGCCTAGTTCGTAAAGCCAGCTACCTTCAGCTCGATGGGATGGCCGGCGCCACATCTGCGATTCTTGAGAACCTTGGTCGTGGCTGGGACGTCAAGACAGAGCCTGTTCGATTCAACCCACGCACGCAGGACATGGTGTTTCGTGCCATCGGCCGCCGCGGAATTGTC
The DNA window shown above is from Changpingibacter yushuensis and carries:
- a CDS encoding DUF4191 domain-containing protein; the encoded protein is MMARDSKPSKAKKKHWWNYLGDAYKITKRTYSWLPWGLLGAAAAGIAFGVILGALTSNWIIWSITGVMLAFLLPLLLLTRLVRKASYLQLDGMAGATSAILENLGRGWDVKTEPVRFNPRTQDMVFRAIGRRGIVLVTEGPVNRVRGLIDDERRAIKRVAPNAPVNVVMSGHDKGQVTLDKVERAIKKFPKAISNEEVAALSRRLDAINSNNLPIPKGIDPYKTRMSRRALRGK